The following DNA comes from Hemibagrus wyckioides isolate EC202008001 linkage group LG05, SWU_Hwy_1.0, whole genome shotgun sequence.
ACCAGCCCTCCTGTAATGTCCACCTTCCTCCCTGAGCCACCCAAGGTCAGCCGTTCAGCCAGCCCTGCAGTCATCCAGGTGTGACGTGTGTCCCTAAGAGCCAGTACACCCAAAAGGAATATAGAGCAATATGTGTTGTAGTGTAAAcctacaacaaaaataaaagttcaCGTTGTTCAAACATAAAGatggtaaataaatgtaatatatgctATGATATAAGACTCCATGAAGGTCAGATGCTGGTTAAAAGGCTTTAGAGTATTTAGCAAATTAACGGTATTATATCTGATTCTTTTTCGAATGTGGAAATGTTCCTGTTGGTTAGAAAAGAGTTGACTGACGTGacttgaccttttttttttgtcaggtgAAACCATTGGCTCAAGCTGAGGCCCCACATGGACACTTCAACCAAGCACGAGATCAAAATGCCAGCAACCCTGCCAGCATCGAGCACCATCACGTCCAAAACTCGCCCAGCATCACCAAACCTCTCCCACCTCCTGTAGCGCTGAAGCCCACTTCTGTGCCTCGAGGCCCTAGAGGTCTGTTGGACAGCCCAGTCAAGGACCGGGAACCTCCAGAGAAGAGCCCTGAGGACCCTTCCCAAAAATCTTTTCTGGGCAAGCTGAAAGCGTTTGAGAAGATGGACCAATCCGCAAGAGCACAAAGGCTTCTGGAGCTACAGCAGGCTCAGGAAGCCAGGGTAATGAGCATGTCTGATAGTGTGTGAAATACATTTGATGttaaaaaattgaattaaaatatgAAACACTAATAATACTCTGTTTCTTAGTTGGAGATTGCTCAGAAGCTCCCAGACATCTATGCCGTCCCCATAAAATCCCCGAAACTGGACCACAGCAGACCACAGCCTATTGGGTAAGAGCGCTATTTCCCCTCAGGAgtaagaaatgtttccatgacccaaaaaaagaaacctgcttGGGGACAGAAGCATCATGTCCACTCATTCCAGTGCCTGTCCCTGATTCAGAGGCAACAGTCAGTAAGAGAAGCATAAATAGATACTAGTGGACGGTTGTAAGCGTGTTTATCATTGGAGAACaattgacactgacactgaccaaGTGTCCAGCTGCCATGATCTATCAACCATAATTAGTTATTCCTCCATTGTCTGCAGTATCACTGTAAATAGTTGAAGTCCAGCCCCTGACCATCTCCTATTAGAGGACATTCTGTGACGGTGGGCAACTTTTCCCCCCGAACCATCCATGTATGTTTTCAACCTCTTTGCCTGGCATCGTTGACCGATGCAAAAAAAGTCACAGTGATTGCGCCACGTCTAACCCCGTATCTCTGTGCACAGATCCAGCGCGAGGCCGGAACCTCAGACTCCTCCCTCCAAAGTGCCCTACTCAGACAGCATTTCAGCCTGCCTCAGCAAAGAGGACGCGAGTGAGGAAGAGTACCGGCGACAGTCAGCAGACCCGACCAAACACGGCTACTATCATAACACACAAGAATATCAGGACACAGAGCTGTAGGGCTCGTCTGCTAGAGCTCCACACACTGTTCCACCATTCCACCACCAGGGCTTCCAAACAGCTGCTCACGCCCAAGCCTTtctgcttattttttattttttcctgatcTTTTATAATTTCAGATTTAATTCCATGTGGACAAGATGGCAtatttgttaaaaacaaaacaaaacaaaacatatatttctatatatttatgcCATTCATTTTTGTCCTTTGTGTGGAAGGAAGGAGCCACTTTTTTCTTGCCTATGCAaccgttttgttttttctttctttctttatttccttttttcagAGCTACTGAAACTTCTTGCCATGACTCTTTGTCTTTTGCTACATGACAACCTAAAGTCTGGCGTGTGCAACAGGCCAGCTATTTTGttacagtttattttgtatgcCCAATGAAGCAAAATGCCTGCAGAATGGTCTGAAAAGGCCACTCTTTGGAGTGTACACTTCTCAGCCTTTGCATTCCGTCATTTCTGAtcatgtgagtgtatgattataTGACACAATACACTGGATTTTGTTACAATGTTTTGAAGTGCCTTTTACTTTCTGACTAATACGGAGGTGTGGGGACTTGACAATCCAGACCGCTGGACAATAAATATTATTCTGCTGCTCACAAGCTTCAAGGGCAAACAGGGAAAAGATGACACCAAAACCCTTAATACTGTAATAATGTTCACCTGCCACCCCTGTCTTTACTGCTAGCAACAGCCAGGAGTAATGGAGTCTGTTCAGAGTCGTGTTTCCCACATCCTGgctcaggtttgtgtgtgtgcatgtgtgtatgtgtgagtgtgtgagagagagagagagagagagtttgtctACTGTGTTTGCTATATGTTGCTATACGTTATTTTATTCCTCACggcatttcattttgttttctagaCTTCGTTCTGTGTTGGTCTGCTGTACCTTCACATGTTGGTTGAAAAGTGCTTTTATAATTCATGAACAATGTTTTGATGGCCTCCAGTTTGTGTACATATACAGTAAATGCGTGCACTGACTGGACTTTAACACCAAATAAAACAACTCTACTGACATACAGCTGCTAGAAtcttgatttctttttaaataaataaataaataaatgtatatatctAAACGATTACCTAAAATCGAGCACCAGGCCTGGCTAGAATAGATGAGCCAAGCCTCTTctctgttatagaaaacaatacataaaaataaggCTCAGTTGGTTTAGATTGGATGGTTTAAAGTAAAGTACAAGAGCACAAGTACTGGTTGTAAGTAAGAATACACGACGTACACTATGGCTAATATTTTAAGCCTGTTTTAATGACAAATCTATAATGAGAGCCAagcagttcagtgtgtttgtgccaATTGTGGAAAGTAAGTCTATTTTAAGTGGAAAAAATTCATTGAAAAAGGCCTCACTTTTGATTAGATAGCACACGACATACATTTGTCCAGAAATCAATATTAACACAGTTCTTTTAGCTATATGACTTCACTGTAGATCCTCCTGCCTTTGATTAAGCATCAGTAAGAGTTCAGTTTGAAGCTGAAAGCAATCACTTAATACCAAgtgtttttgggtttttaaaaaatcccatGTTGAATTAATTGAATTGCTATTCTATAGCTTTCCTTGGGCATTAACAGTGAGTAGAGTGGTCAAAAAGCTCAAGAagttgtagcttagtggttaaggtgctgaaCTACTGATCAGATGGTTTTGAgattgaatcccaggaccaccacactgctactgctgggcccctgagcaaggcccttaactctgagttgtgtaaatgagataaatgtaagttgctctggataaaggtgtctgccaaatgctgtaaatgtagcaATCAGACACATACTGTTAGGTCTTTTAAGTTAGCTTCAGGAtaacagaaatgaacacaaactttCACAGAATTGTTTTCAAGATACATTGTATGTTGTTCTTTTAGCTGCTCCCTATTTGGCGTCACCACAggggatcatttggtccgcatgtttcgatttggcacaggttttatgccggatgcctttcctgatgcaaccctccatTTAACACGGGCTTGGGACTGggactgagagttaactcttcagtggctgggttagctccctgctcgggaatcgaacccgggccgcagcAATGAGAGCTTGGGaacctgccgctggaccaccaggaggcttcaAGATATGATGTATAACGTCATCAAAACACGCATTCTGCCAAAACCCTCTTCGATTCACGTGTGTTAAACATGAGTacatgagtaaatatttttatatgaaatatttcatatatgACTTAACTGGTAAGAGTCATGTGCTTACAAAttcaccaattcaagtagttttccaaCAAAAAGCTCAAAAATCTCCAAGCTGCTCTGGAAATTTTGAGGCCagagcaaaatcaagcatttctggctgaaaaacaaaacctccGAGAGGAACTGACGTTTAAGGATTGTTTCTAAACATGCTCATTTTTTACTATTACTCTGGATAATACTAGAGCCGTAATGCAGCAGAGCTACACATTCCTCCACTGTGCGGCCTATCAATCCGATGTAATAAAGTGTGTTTTGTATACACGTTAACttcattaaaatgcattttattcatcacaggCCAAAACAATGAGACTCAaattgtgttagtgtctgtTCGATCGTTTCCTGCGGTGTGGTATAAATGATGGAAGATGATTCTGTCTTGCCGCACATTGACGGAATTTGGCCTGGTGATTCGGCTTTTCTCCAGCGACGTGTTGAAGCCGTTATCTCGAAATGTTCCACTTTTCAGGATGTGGTCTGAAAACTGGTGCCGACTTCCATAAAAGGAGGTCTGAAATAACAGATAAGTGATGGAGCAGTGCGACAAGACACATTTGATTAGAATTAGGACCCAAAAATGTTAGAGTACTCTCAGGAGAGTTACCGGCATTTCATGAACTGTAGGATTTTTGCTGCCGTATGTCTGGCTGGTTGTTTGGTACAGTGGGTGGACCGCCTTCTTACTGCAATGGAAGAAGAGAGAGTTATAAACTTTAGGCTGTTTTATTCCCCCTCGATTCCCACCCACTAATAGCTAGCTCTTGCTTATCACACCCCATCTACCAACTAGCTTCCGGGAACCCTGAGGGTCAGGACGTACACAGATCACAGGGCTTCTGAGCACACCCTTTTCCACACACATGAGCCTCACAGACAAACACGATTGGCTAGAGTTActctgattgacagggaagAGTGTTAAGCTCCTCCCACTTAGACACCAGTACCAGTTTTGCTCAATTTGACTCCTGGCTATTATCAGGACCTGACCAGTGTTGGTAATTGCTTTTCTATTGTGCTGTTTGGGAGCCCAaaaatcaagtcaagtcaagaagctattattgtcatttcaaccatatatagatgacaaccagtatacattctgtatattatgttatacgGTGCAATGTGCAAAATAGGAGAACAACAAAGAGGGTTCTGGTAAACATAGACACTTCTGTAATAGCAGCCGTTGGTGGTAgattgaaatgtgtgcaaaaaacagcatgtaatcAATTATAATACAGGTGGCGCTATTGACAGagatgaatattgaattgaattgagtgtTTGAGTATTTGACAAAGAACCAGATGAAATGAGATGCAGATACATCAGACTTTCTTAGGCTTAATATACTATTAGACAGTAcggtatacaccaatcagccataacattatgaccactgacagctgcagtgaataagactgatgatctcctcatcatggcacctgttagtgggtctGATATATTAgccagcaagtgaacattttgtcctcaaagttgatgtgttagaagcaggaaaaatgggcaagcgtaagaatttgagcgagtttgacaaggaccaaattgtgttggctagacgactggatcagagcatctccaaaactgcagctcttgtgtgctctagtggtcagtatctatttaagttgttttgtttttttttacatgatttatattatttgacgTTTCCATTTTTTACAAATAGGACACGATACATCATTTTTCAGAAGGCATTTTTTCACATGAatcattgtttttcattttgtggTCACATTATGACACTTGAATTTCAGGGTCCAACATGGTGAAATGTACCTAACATGAATTACTCATACAATCCCATTTGAAAaacatctctccatctctctctctctctatgaatGGATTTTCATCAAGATCAAGAATCATGAACACtaacaataaagaataaagtcAGTGCTATAGTTAATCCTTGTGTGCGTTTGAGGCTGGATAAACCACTGGATTGCAGGATGAGCGGCTTGGTCCTACCTCAGCAAAACAATTCTGTATGCTGGAGTAATcagacacacattaaaaaaaaaagggtttctTTTTCTCCCTACCTAGAAGCAAGTGTTCATGTAAATTTGAACACTTTCTTCCACTTTCGTAATAGTAGCTAACAACAGGCCGTTACAATTACATTCCTCTGCCTAAAATGTTGGTCAAATTCTACTGAGAAATATTGCAAACTTAAAGAGAGTGAAAGATTTCCCAGTTAATATGATGTAATTGATTAATATTGGttaaaatccatccattttctatacccgctttattcctaattagggtcacggggatctgctggagcctatcccagcacacgtTGGGTGAAACAgatcgccagtccatcacagggctatacatatagacagacaaccacactcactcctatgggtgAAACTTTAGATAAAGttttagataaataataaaactttctTTCCTAATGTACGTCTTTggtctgtgggaggaaaccggagtacccagagtaaacccacgcaagcacagggagaacccaggaccttcttgctgtaagggaaacagtgctaaccactaagccaccgtgctgcccatgTTGGTTGAAATATTTTGGATAAAGttttagaataaataataaaactttctTTCCACATGAAAACATGACCTTAGCATAAAGTCATCAGTTAAAATCGTTGTGTACTTGATTAGATTTAAAAGTGGCAAATTTGTCTTTTATTATGTGAGACTCATTATCTATACTTCTTAGTatattattctataaatatatatattattctatatactatatataagtATAACTTTACCAGTAATTTTTACACATATCTATGTACACCAAtaaggcataatattatgactacctgcctaatattgtgctagtccccccttttgctgccaaaacagccctgacccatcgaggcatggcctctactagatccctgaaggtgtgctgtggtatctgccaccaagatgttagcagcttacaggacttaaaggatacttttgatagatactgaccactgcagacaccccgcaagaactgcagttttggagatccggtcgtctagccatcacaatttggcccttcgtcaaactcgctcaaatccttactcttgcccattttttcctgcttctaacacatcaactttgaggacaaaatgttcacttactgcctaatatatcccacccactaacaagtgtcatgatgaggagatgatcaggcacctgtcactggtcataatgttatgcctgatcggtatatataGCTCGGTAAACTTGATAAGATCATTCAGCTCACCTGTAACCTTTAAAGCAGTCAGGATTGTCGAAACGTTTCGGCAGATTTTCATTCACCCTGTAAACCTCGCTTGTTTTCAGGTTGGTGTTTTTATCCGGCTGCTTCTGGTCCATGTTTATCCCCGAATCTAAACATTCAGCGTCCATGTTTATTCTTAAATTAGTCGCTAATTAAAGTGCAGAGCGGCGCGGCTTTATTTTCTCTCCTGGTTGCCATCAACGGTGTAACCAAGTGACGTCATAACCGCTTAGTACGGGATACTGCATACTAGCGTACTAAGTAGTATTCCAAAAGAGTGCGCTGTTTACTGTCACAGCATACTGTTTAGTGCGGGAGGATTAAGTATGCAGGGGCGtttttcttattttccctgCAGTTCATTTTTCgcatatttattgtgttttaatgATAAGCTGCTGGGATCAGTTTCATTtagttaaatatataaataacacaaattAAAGGCAAGAACATATTAGTAAGGTTATTtgttgtatatttgtatattttcttttttatcaatGCAGAACCCAGTAATAATAAGACTAATCCACAGAAtaacagagaaaaaacaaataaattcatataaaaaaaatatgcaggAATAATTCAGAATGAAATAACTCTAAAACATTCCAAAtaattaatgattaaatatttattaaaatacaaacGTACCTGaatcaggaaagaaaaaaggtgtGTAGGCAGAAACGTTTAATATTTAGACACtgtcacataataataataataataataataataataataataataataataatatatgattCTGTATTGAAATGAAGCTCTATCTTGCACTTTACCTCTCACCTGCAAACAAAACTGAACAGAAAACCCACAATCCTTATGTCTCAACATCAGAAACTATTTCTCCCATATCATGTTATTTCATGCACTCCTTCATTAAAAACATGCTTACATATGCAAACAGTAAAAAAATCACAGGTGAACTGCAGGCTGATGGACTTCATGATGCTCTTATGCTTATCCTGGACTCCAGGgctgtagctgtagtgtaggGTAGCTTAATGCCTGCCACAGTGCATTATTACTCACGGTACGAGTTTGAGGCAGGCCTAGCGCGTACCAAAAGTAATAATGAGCTGGGAAGCAGGCCAGTTTCTCTGATATTAGTTCACTCTGCAATTGATCAGGGACGCCCTGttaccaaaaaagaaaagaacaaatggTACAAATCAGAAAAATGCTTCTCAGCcaataatagtataataataattgccCAGTGCCCAGTGTTTCTGAGAATCATCTAACGGatgatatattattattattattattattattattattattattattattaattcctatctttaaaaataacattaaaatcttTGCATTTCTATATTTGTACAGCATATGTGATATTTGTTccgaagaaaataaatattcctGAACATGAAAaacaatgtaaatgcaaatgtgatgtataaagtatttaaaaaaaaagaagaagaagataaaaacAATAgct
Coding sequences within:
- the pierce1 gene encoding piercer of microtubule wall 1 protein codes for the protein MDAECLDSGINMDQKQPDKNTNLKTSEVYRVNENLPKRFDNPDCFKGYSKKAVHPLYQTTSQTYGSKNPTVHEMPTSFYGSRHQFSDHILKSGTFRDNGFNTSLEKSRITRPNSVNVRQDRIIFHHLYHTAGNDRTDTNTI